One Phocaeicola dorei genomic region harbors:
- a CDS encoding restriction endonuclease subunit S → MDYVVIGDNEKQNTLLYGDLLFTLSSETPDEVGIGAVYLGESDKYYLNSFCFGLHMTATNKVYSPYLAYLVSNSVFRKFIYPLAQGSTRFNLQKNDFMKKKFSLPTFENQKEIARTLNALSSKLETERKLLLNYQEQKQYLLGSMFI, encoded by the coding sequence GTGGATTACGTTGTAATAGGCGATAATGAGAAACAGAATACTCTTCTTTATGGCGATTTGCTGTTTACTCTATCGTCCGAAACTCCTGATGAGGTAGGTATAGGTGCTGTTTACCTTGGTGAAAGTGATAAATATTATCTTAACAGCTTTTGTTTTGGACTGCATATGACAGCCACCAATAAAGTATATTCACCATATTTAGCTTACCTCGTATCAAATAGCGTTTTCAGAAAATTCATATATCCGTTGGCACAAGGAAGTACACGATTTAATCTTCAAAAAAATGACTTCATGAAGAAGAAATTTTCACTGCCAACTTTTGAGAACCAAAAAGAAATCGCTCGAACTCTCAATGCTTTATCAAGCAAATTGGAGACAGAGCGAAAACTATTATTGAATTATCAAGAGCAAAAGCAATATCTATTAGGGTCAATGTTTATATGA
- a CDS encoding restriction endonuclease subunit S encodes MVTLTTKEKPNTAISQCLECHSSTLQESEILPNGFYKVFGANGLVGYTNTAQMNGDAILIIKDGSSVGTTSYVQGEFSVIGTLNYLTSKGNHDLRYLYFALSAFNFQPYKTGMAIPHIYFKDYGKAKIYCPLLAEQKRVANVLGKLESKLFVEKKLLASFDIQKQYLLEQMFI; translated from the coding sequence GTGGTTACACTAACGACTAAAGAAAAGCCAAATACTGCAATTTCTCAATGTTTGGAGTGCCATAGTTCCACACTTCAAGAAAGCGAGATTTTGCCTAATGGATTCTATAAGGTGTTTGGTGCAAATGGTTTGGTTGGTTATACCAATACTGCTCAAATGAATGGTGATGCAATATTGATAATCAAAGATGGTTCGAGTGTTGGTACAACCTCATATGTACAGGGAGAGTTTTCCGTAATAGGTACGCTCAACTATCTTACATCCAAGGGCAACCATGATTTGCGGTATCTGTACTTTGCGCTATCAGCGTTCAACTTCCAACCATACAAAACAGGAATGGCGATACCACATATCTACTTCAAAGACTATGGTAAAGCGAAAATATATTGTCCTTTACTTGCTGAACAAAAGCGTGTGGCAAATGTACTTGGCAAATTGGAGAGCAAACTTTTTGTTGAGAAAAAACTTCTTGCATCATTTGACATACAAAAACAGTATTTGTTGGAACAGATGTTTATATGA